CTTGCCGCGATGTTCGGAATTTCTGGCTGTTACTTGTATTTCCACCACAATTGGTGGGTGAGGCACCTTGTCCGCTTTGCTGCGTCTCACAATCTCGACGAGCGAGATCGGCACTATCGTCGCTGGAGCTTTATAGCGGCGCTTGGCATGCTTCCGAGCTGTGCTGCGCTGATTGGCGGCTTGGTTGTGATGGGTGAAATCCTCCCCAAAGCACATCGCGCTGTTTACATCTATGCGTATTTGTTTGTCTGGGTGGTATCAATATCCCCCACGATGATTTTTGCCTTTCGCCATGCAGGGCCGAAGCTGTGCGAGTTGGGTTACCCTGGCTACCGAAAGACGAATCCCATCTCGTAACAGTTTTTGCGAGCGGTCCTTCCGCGAGCAGGAAAATGCCGGCCTCACACGACAAGAATGGCCAGAATTACGCTCCGATTGCAGGATGCGTGTGCGCCGATTTCATGGCTTCGAGAAAGCCTGCTTCGGCGTCGCCGTGGGCACCTTCACCTTTTGCGGGAATGCTGGCTTTCGAGGCGCTCCTGGCGTCATCCTCTTTTGAAATTGTCACGCTGGTGCGCGCAACGCGGCGCTCGGGCGCGGTGAAGCTCTTGGCGAAACCTTCGCTGAATTTTCGGAAGGCCTCGGCGAGTTCTTTCAGCCCGGATTCGAGCGATTCCAGTTTGCGGTCGAGCTCGCCGATCTTCTCCAGCGAAGCGGTGGTTTGCGAAATTGCTTTTGCGAGTTCTTGTTCGTAATTGGGATTCATTGCGTCTCCGTTTCTGTGGGCTGCTGGCTTCTGGCTACTGGCTTCCGGAAAAACCGCTGGTTGGCCAGAAGCTAGAGGCCAGGAGCCAGAAGCCGCGAATTTTCGTACTTCGACACTGCCGTCATCTTTAATCGCCGTGAAATGCGCGTTGGGCACCGCAGGATTGTCGACTACGCTGATCTCGGCCGGCTGCGCGGTGAAGCGCAGGAATTCGCCGTCGGGCCACATCTGCACGTAGCGCCCGCCGATGGAAAAGCCGGTGTACACGCCCTCCACGCACTTGAGCCAGGCAACGTCATCGACGATCCTGGCGCGCACTGCGATGGTCTTCTTCTCGTCGTTAAATTCGAGATTGACGAGCTTGCCTACGGCGCTCGAGCGATGCATCTCGCGAACGTTGCCTAGGCTGCGCCCGGAAGTGGCATTCGCGATCTCGCGCGACCACTCTTCGAAGTAGGGCTTGGATGAGGCATAGTCGAAGATCTCGCCGTCTTTATCGACGACTTCGGCAGTCGCGAGTCCCCAAACTTCCCGTTGTGGTTCATCGACTTTGGTGAGAGCGGCGAAGAGCGTTACTTTGTTCATCTGTTGTTCTCAAAATCAAAACACGACACGGATTACACGGATGTAACGGATCACACGGATAAGGCAAGACATTGTTGGCTTCTGGTCTTCCGACGTAAGTTTCGACCTATCCGTGAAAATCCGTAGAATCCGTGTGATCCGTGTCGTGTGTTGGTGTTGGTTCTAGCGCGCCAACGCCGGTTTACCTAACGACTCTCTTACTTCGTCAACAGTCAAGATCCCTGACTGCACGTAGATCTGGTTGATCTGCGCCTGTTCGAGCTTGTTTTCGTCTTTGCGCTCGCCCCAGGCGAACTCGACGTCGTCGTAGCCGAAGTATTTGCGGACCAGGCTGTTGATGAGTGAGGCGATCCAGTTCAGCAGCGGCGCAATGCCTTCTTCGTCGGCCTGTTCTTTGGCAGTTTCGGCAGTGGCGCGATTCATCTGGCGGATGAGCGCCTGCGGCGATAACGAAAAGGCCCAGCAGACGATTCGCGCCAGCCATTCGTCCAGATCGTTCGTGAGCGGTGGCTCTTTGGTGAATTGCACCGCTCCCTGTCCTCCCGCATTGGGAATGAAGATGAGGCGTCGGCGGGTTGGTAAATTGCCGGCGAGCCGCCCGTCGAAGTCGTCTTGAAACTCCTTAACTGACTCCATACTCCACTCCTGCGGCGTCTGGCAGATCGCCTCGGGCACATTCCCGTCGGTGAAATACGTCAGGGTAAACATCTGCCGACGGAGCGCGATGTTGATGGTGATGATGATCTGCTCGACTGGCGAGTACCCATAGAACTTATGTGCGCGCAGATTGCGCGGACGATACACCAGCTCGTCGGCAGTGAAGTCGATCGCAGGCACACCTTTCAGAACCTGTTGATAGGCGACCTCCGGTGGAGGAGGCGTGCGGCCCATATCGTCGATCACGCGCTTGATGGTTGCGCCGTCGATTACTTCGAAGCGGCGCACTTGCTTTCCTGGCGACCAGACTGCGCCGTGATCGTCGATGGTTGGCGCGAGCGTGACTGCATCGATCACCAGGAGATCTTCCACGATCATGCGCAGCCATTCGTTGAAGTCATGCTCACGGTCGGGCGATTGAAAGAAGGCTGTGAGTTCTTCGATTCTGGACCTTGTGGACGAAGTGGACTCGGTGGACTGCGTGCCTCGCGCAGGCGAAGTCTGCGCTGGCATCTTCGCGCGGAACGACCATGGCATTTTGCTTACCTGGTCTTTGCGCGTTTCAATCGCGATGCGCACCAGATCGAGCGAGTCAGCGAGAGAGCGCATCTGCTGAAATGTGACCGGCTCGAAATTGCGCGGCTGCGTGACCAGGTTCACGCCCGAGGGATAGTCGAATCTTCTGGGCGGCGTAGAAGCCGGCGCGACCGGAGCCATCGGATCGAGCGGCCCAAACCACACATTGAAGGTCGCGTGCAATTTTTGGCTCACTCGCTCGATCAGCCCAGGATCAATCGGCTTGGCTGTGCCGCTCCGAATTTGTTCAGTCATTTGCGAAATCCCCGAAAGAGGCGAACACGAAGGTCACGAAGTTCACACATGAGGTGACGGAGGAGACCTTTGTGACCTCTGGTGTTCGACCTCCGTGACCTTCGTGTTCGCTCTTGGTTTTGGCTTCAGAAGAGCAGTTCTTCAATCTTCTGCCGTTTGTTGACGCCTGCAGGTGCAGTAGCGGCTCCGCCAGCGGGCTTGATGCTGACGCCTAACGCGACGTAAGCTCCGCTGCCGGTGAAGTTCACAGTTTGCGCAACGCCGCTGCCGCCGGAGAGAATCTTGTACTCGGTCCAGTCGCCGCCGCCGTCGTCCTGACCTTTTGTGTAGCCGCTGCCGATTGCGGTCGTCGTGTCCTCGCACGCGCCCCATATGGCGTCGCTGCTGTTTGCAGGCGTGACGTTCACTGAACAACTTCCGCTGCCGGTTGCCTCGTTATGCGCGTCGAACGTGGTTGTCCCGCCAGTGGCATCGTTGCCGGAGAACTCATCTACCGCGTAGTCGTAATAGCTGTTGCAGATCGCGCCAGTGCCAAAGCTGGCAGTAAAGGTAGTGGGACTTGTGCCGGGTGCAATCGCTCCAAAGCTGCCGGCGATCCCGGCCGTCGTGCTTCCCGAAACGCCGCTCAGCGAGGTGATCGTCCATCCCGTAGCCGAAATCGAGATCGAGCCCGGCGTTGAACTGGCCGCGCAGGAAACCTTGAAGACGACCGCGTCGTTGGCCGCGTTCGGCGTGCAGGAAAAAGTGAAGCTGGTCGCGCTGGCCGACGATCCGTGTCCCGTAACGGAACAGCCCGGCGAGACATGCGCGAGCTGAGCATAGCCCCGATCGCTGCACAGCAGCGGGAGAAGTAAGACGGCAGGCCACAGGACGCGTCTCATTGCATCGTTACCTGCCATGGCGGGCTCACGATCGTCTGCACTTGCTGGCCGCTCTTCGTCGTCACGGTGCCAACCTGCCAATTGATGGGCTGGCCGTTGTTGTCTAGTGTCGGGATAGCGATGGTGCTTT
This region of Terriglobales bacterium genomic DNA includes:
- a CDS encoding phage portal protein, encoding MTEQIRSGTAKPIDPGLIERVSQKLHATFNVWFGPLDPMAPVAPASTPPRRFDYPSGVNLVTQPRNFEPVTFQQMRSLADSLDLVRIAIETRKDQVSKMPWSFRAKMPAQTSPARGTQSTESTSSTRSRIEELTAFFQSPDREHDFNEWLRMIVEDLLVIDAVTLAPTIDDHGAVWSPGKQVRRFEVIDGATIKRVIDDMGRTPPPPEVAYQQVLKGVPAIDFTADELVYRPRNLRAHKFYGYSPVEQIIITINIALRRQMFTLTYFTDGNVPEAICQTPQEWSMESVKEFQDDFDGRLAGNLPTRRRLIFIPNAGGQGAVQFTKEPPLTNDLDEWLARIVCWAFSLSPQALIRQMNRATAETAKEQADEEGIAPLLNWIASLINSLVRKYFGYDDVEFAWGERKDENKLEQAQINQIYVQSGILTVDEVRESLGKPALAR